The following are encoded in a window of Megalops cyprinoides isolate fMegCyp1 chromosome 16, fMegCyp1.pri, whole genome shotgun sequence genomic DNA:
- the LOC118790818 gene encoding barrier-to-autointegration factor — MSSTSQKHKEFVAEPMGEKPVMALAGIGEVLGKRLEEKGFDKAYVVLGQFLVLKKDEELFRDWLKDTCGANAKQQGDCYSCLREWCDSFL, encoded by the exons ATGTCTTCAACATCTCAGAAGCACAAGGAGTTTGTGGCAGAGCCCATGGGGGAGAAGCCGGTGATGGCGCTGGCCGGAATCGGGGAGGTGCTGGGGAAGAGGCTTGAGGAAAAGGGCTTCGACAAG gCGTATGTAGTCTTGGGCCAGTTCCTGGTGTTGAAGAAGGATGAGGAGTTGTTTCGGGACTGGTTGAAAGACACATGCGGTGCCAACGCCAAGCAGCAGGGTGACTGCTACAGCTGCCTTCGCGAATGGTGCGACTCATTCCTGTAG